The region AAAAATTTTTGGGAAAAATTGATGCCTGCTATTTTAACAATTACTCCAAGTTGGGATGACGCATTTTCGCTTTTTGAGTTAGGACAAGCCCCTATGATGGTTAGTTATGCTACAGACAATGCATATTCTCAATATTACTATGGGACAAGTAAATATAAAGTCTTTATTCCAATTGAAGGAGCTTTTGTACAAATTGAAGGAGCAGGAATTGTAAACGGGACAAAAAATTTAGAGTTATCTCAAAAATTTATAGAATTCATACTTACAGAAGATTTTCAAAAAGAAGTTCCATTAAATCAATGGATGTTCCCTGTAACGAGTGTAGAATTACCAGAAGTTTATCAATATGCAATAATTCCAGAAAAAATTCTTACTATCCCTGCAGAAGAAATCTCACGAAATCTAGATAAATGGCTCGAAGAATGGGAGGATTTGATTTTTTGACCATGAAAAAACAATTTAAAAATAATCTATTCGCAATATTTTTTTTATTTTTACTTCTTTTCCCTTTTTTTATGTTATTTAAAGATTTCTTTCAACCTAAAGACCTTATCAACATAAAGGATCCGCAAACTTTGCGGATCCTAGGTTTTACTTGTTATCAATCTTTTTTATCCACAGTCATTTCCTTTTTTATAACACTTTTACCTAGTTACTTTTCTGCCAAAAACAAAGGAGTATTATCCAAACTACTTGAAAATTCGATCTTTATTCCTTTCTTTTTTCCACCTGTTTCGGCAGTGATTGCTTTTTCATTGCTGTTTTCCTCAACAGGACTATTAGCTAAGAGTGGTATAAAGATTAATATAATGTATTCATTCACTGCAATTATAATAGCTCATGTTTTTTATAACTCTCCAATTTTTGTTAAGTACCTCTCTGAAGGATTAAGAAGAATACCACAAAGTTTAAAAGAGTCTGCTTATGTTGAAGGTGCAGGAAAAGTTAAGACTTTCTTTTATATAGAACTTCCATTAATCCTTCCATCTATTTCACGGGCATTTTTTTTGGTGTTTACATATAGTTTTACTAGTTTTGCAATAGTCTTAAATCTCGGTGGAATTAAATATTCAACACTGGAAGTCGCAATTGCAACTACTCTTAAAGGTACATTGAATTTTTCCAAAGCGTTATCATATGCCCTTATTCAATTTATAGTTCTTACATTAATAAATATATTTATGTCAAAGTTTGAACCTCAATCTTTTGAGTATAATGAACCAGAATATAGCGCAAATAAAAAAACTGGAAAATTGAGCCTTGTAATCTCTATTTTTTATCTTGTTTTTGAGTATTCTTTAGTTATAATAGGTATTGCTTCTTGCTTTTTTAATTTTATAACTTTAAAATTCGATCTGAGTGGTTTTATTAACCTTTTTTCAAAAGAACTAAACAATAGATTCCCTGTAATTCAGTCAATTTTTAATTCTATTTCTGTTTCAGCTATTACAGGAATTCTCGCAACAATTGCTGCATACTTGTTGTTAAAAAAATATAATAAAATCATTAATATCGCTATTATGTCAACTTTTGGGATTTCTTCGGCATTTTTAGGAATGGCTTTATTGTATTTAAACATTTTATATAATATTCCATTTTTTATTTTGATTATATTGGGCTTTTTTTTAATAAGTGTACCTTTAGCGTACTCTTTTCTATATCAACCAATTTTAAGTTTTGATAAAAAAATAATAGAAGCCGCTAAAGTAGATGGTGCAAATAAGCTTGTTATTTTTTCAAAGATTGAACTCCCCTTACTATTTTCTTCATTCTTAAGTTCATTTCTACAAATCTTTGCAATAATATATGGGGAATTTACAATTAGCTATACAATGCAAATTAGAGATTATTTCCCTCTTTCAAGTATAGTGAATTATTCTCTTTCTTCTTCAAGATTTTATAGAGAAGCTACTGCCCTTAGCGGACTTAACGTGATAATAATTTTTATTACCTTTTATTTAAGCTCATTAATAAGAAAAAAAGAGTAACAGTATGTCTAGTTTGAACAATCAGATTCTATTCAACTATCGCAATGGCGAATTCACTAATTAAGTAAGCTTTCATCATATAATATTTATCTGCTTCTTCTTTCGTTAGTACATTGTCAAAAAAATCATCTTGAGAGACGTCAAAAATATTTTTTAGTTTAACTACCATATTAAATTCTCTTATTTCCTCAATCTCCAAATATTTAGCAAGGTCCGTATATTTTAAATAAGCTTCGATAACTGTTTTAATATATGAATTTAGACTTTCTTTAAGTGGCAAAAACTTAAAAAAGTTATTCCTTAATAAATTAGCTAATTTCATTGCACCCACTTTTTTTATTGAAAGTAATTCATAAATATTGTTGTATTTCAAATTAACATACATTCCTAGAAATTTACCCCTTAAACTACCCTTTATCTCATTTTCAGTATCTTTTAAAAGATCACTACTCACTGTTAAAGCAAATGGGAACATTGTTATAGTCTCTAAAAAATTATCTAAATTAACCTCCAAATCATCGATGTTATAATCGAGTTGAGACTCAACTTCTGGCTTAACTGTTATTTCTGCCTTTTTGAACTTAAAAGAAGCCAACCTCAATACATTAACTAATTCTTCTGCTTCAGAAGAATTTGCTTCTTTTAAAAAATCTAAATTAAAATTTTGCAGTTCAGGATACTGCTCATACATTTTATTTAAAAAGTCTTTAAATTCTTTATCACCAAAATCTTCCATAAACATTCCTCCATTAATATCTCAAAGAAGAAATATGATTTAATATCTAAGGTTGCTACATTCAAATATATTATAACACATTGAGATTTCGAATATTAATAAGTTAATTCTTACAAATTTAATTAAAAATAATCGATACTAGAAATAGTTTAGCATTATTGCAAAAATAAACATTATCTTAGAGTTTTGTAGTATAATAAAAAGGAGATTTGCTTTTTAAAATTACATATGTTAGTAAAATTATATTAGAA is a window of Defluviitoga tunisiensis DNA encoding:
- a CDS encoding ABC transporter permease, which encodes MKKQFKNNLFAIFFLFLLLFPFFMLFKDFFQPKDLINIKDPQTLRILGFTCYQSFLSTVISFFITLLPSYFSAKNKGVLSKLLENSIFIPFFFPPVSAVIAFSLLFSSTGLLAKSGIKINIMYSFTAIIIAHVFYNSPIFVKYLSEGLRRIPQSLKESAYVEGAGKVKTFFYIELPLILPSISRAFFLVFTYSFTSFAIVLNLGGIKYSTLEVAIATTLKGTLNFSKALSYALIQFIVLTLINIFMSKFEPQSFEYNEPEYSANKKTGKLSLVISIFYLVFEYSLVIIGIASCFFNFITLKFDLSGFINLFSKELNNRFPVIQSIFNSISVSAITGILATIAAYLLLKKYNKIINIAIMSTFGISSAFLGMALLYLNILYNIPFFILIILGFFLISVPLAYSFLYQPILSFDKKIIEAAKVDGANKLVIFSKIELPLLFSSFLSSFLQIFAIIYGEFTISYTMQIRDYFPLSSIVNYSLSSSRFYREATALSGLNVIIIFITFYLSSLIRKKE